A genome region from Paramisgurnus dabryanus chromosome 12, PD_genome_1.1, whole genome shotgun sequence includes the following:
- the sox7 gene encoding transcription factor SOX-7, whose protein sequence is MAALISAYSSWPESFECSAGNGDLPDGHASHRAPADKVSEPRIRRPMNAFMVWAKDERKRLAVQNPDLHNAELSKMLGKSWKALTPPQKRPYVEEAERLRVQHMQDYPNYKYRPRRKKQLKRICKREHPGFLLTTLGPDQNSLPDPRCCHPLDKDDEGVVGGSGGFGSPNATLPGVRVFRDPASSNSSFDTYPYGLPTPPEMSPLDAVDHEHQYYSSSSSVSTSSCSSSTSCPEDRRHTPVHMSSPPPYHPDYSQQVTLHCGSSHLGHISMSHQGSGATLIPAPPLSYYSPSFPQVQIHHGHQGHMGQLSPPPEQGHLESLDQLSQAELLGEVDRDEFDQYLNSTSYHPEQGGMTVTGHIQVTPASVCSSSNTETSLISVLADATAAYYNNYSIS, encoded by the exons ATGGCTGCTCTGATAAGCGCGTACTCGTCCTGGCCGGAGAGCTTTGAGTGCTCCGCGGGAAACGGAGACTTACCTGACGGACACGCCTCCCACAGGGCTCCTGCGGACAAGGTGTCGGAGCCGCGCATCAGGAGACCCATGAACGCCTTTATGGTTTGGGCCAAAGATGAGAGAAAGAGACTCGCAGTCCAGAACCCAGATCTACACAATGCAGAGCTGAGCAAGATGCTGG GAAAGTCATGGAAAGCTTTAACTCCACCGCAGAAGCGACCATACGTGGAGGAAGCGGAGCGGCTGAGGGTTCAGCACATGCAGGACTACCCCAATTACAAGTACCGTCCCCGCAGAAAGAAGCAGCTGAAACGCATCTGTAAACGCGAGCACCCCGGTTTCCTCCTGACCACCCTCGGTCCCGACCAGAATTCCTTACCAGACCCCCGTTGCTGTCACCCCCTTGACAAAGATGATGAGGGTGTTGTAGGTGGCAGCGGTGGTTTCGGTTCTCCTAATGCAACTCTACCTGGCGTGAGGGTCTTCAGAGATCCCGCAAGCTCCAACAGCAGCTTTGATACCTACCCGTACGGCTTGCCCACACCACCAGAGATGTCACCTCTGGACGCCGTAGACCACGAGCACCAGTACTACTCGTCCTCCAGTTCGGTTTCCACCAGCTCCTGTTCGTCCTCCACCTCTTGCCCAGAAGATAGGCGACACACCCCGGTCCACATGAGCAGTCCACCTCCCTACCATCCTGACTACTCGCAACAGGTGACTCTACACTGTGGGAGCTCACATTTGGGCCACATCTCAATGTCTCACCAGGGAAGTGGGGCGACCCTTATCCCCGCTCCTCCGCTTTCCTATTACAGCCCATCGTTCCCACAAGTTCAGATTCACCACGGGCATCAGGGGCACATGGGCCAGCTGTCACCTCCTCCAGAACAGGGACACCTGGAGAGTTTGGACCAACTGAGCCAGGCTGAATTGCTAGGTGAAGTAGATCGAGATGAGTTTGACCAGTACCTAAATTCCACAAGCTATCACCCCGAGCAGGGTGGGATGACAGTCACAGGACACATCCAGGTAACGCCGGCTTCAGTTTGCTCTAGCAGTAATACAGAAACCAGCCTCATCTCCGTATTGGCCGATGCTACGGCGGCCTACTATAACAATTACAGCATTTCATAA